From a single Stigmatopora nigra isolate UIUO_SnigA chromosome 21, RoL_Snig_1.1, whole genome shotgun sequence genomic region:
- the elmo1 gene encoding engulfment and cell motility protein 1 isoform X1, whose translation MPPPPDTVKVAIEWPGAFPKLMEIDQKKPLSAIIKEVCEGWSLGNHENFALQIADTNFYITEKNRNEIKNGSILRLTTSPHQTATQLHERIQSSSMDAKLEALKDLASASRDITFALEFISMDGISLLTQMVESGTERYQKLQKIMKPCFGDLLSFTLTAFVELMDHGIVSWDTFSVAFIKKIASYVNKSAMDTAVLQRSLAILESMVLNSQELYHKVAQEITIGQLIPHLQGTDQDIQTYTIAVINALFLKAPEERRQFDEHIVDILNCPLTEMAHILAQKQLRSIILSSVIRGPTPINDEMAHQLYVLQVLTFNLLEDRMMTKMDPQDQAQRDVIFELRRIAFDMESEANNGGSMEKRKSMYTRDYKKLGFMNHVNPAVDFTQIPPGMLALDNMLYFARHHQDAYIRIVLENSSREDKHECPFGRSSIELTKMLCEILKVGELPGENCHDFHPMFFTHDRSFEEFFCICIQLLNKTWKEMRATSEDFNKVMQVVREQIMRALTLKPNSLDQFKSRLQNLSYAEILKIRQSERMNQEDFQSRPILELREKIQPEIMELIKQQRLNRLCEGTCFRKISSRRRQDKFWYCRLSPNHKVLHYGDLEESPQGEVPHDSLQDKLPVADIKAVITGKDCPHMKEKGALKQNKEVLELAFSILYESDEYLNFIAPDKHEYCVWTDGLNALLGKEMTSDYTKSDMDTLLSMEMKLRLLDLENIQIPEAPPPIPKEPSNYDFVYDCN comes from the exons ATGCCGCCGCCACCAGACACCGTGAAGGTGGCCATTGAATGGCCAGGAGCTTTCCCTAAACTCATGGAGATTGACCAG AAAAAGCCTCTCTCTGCCATTATCAAAGAAGTGTGCGAGGG TTGGTCTCTGGGCAACCATGAAAATTTTGCACTCCAAATTGCAGACACCAATTTCTACATCACAGAAAAG AATCGCAATGAGATCAAAAATGGCTCCATCCTGCGCTTGACCACATCACCT CACCAGACGGCGACGCAGCTCCACGAGCGCATTCAGTCGTCCAGTATGGACGCCAAGCTGGAGGCGCTGAAGGATCTGGCGAGCGCGTCTCGGGACATCACCTTTGCCTTGGAGTTCATCAGCATGGATGGCATCTCATTGCTGACGCAGATGGTCGAGAGCGGCACCGA GCGCTATCAGAAACTCCAGAAGATTATGAAACCTTG TTTTGGCGATCTGCTGTCATTCACGCTCACCGCCTTCGTGGAGCTGATGGACCACGGCATCGTCTCCTGGGATACTTTTTCCGTGGCCTTCATCAAGAAG ATCGCCAGTTACGTCAACAAGTCGGCCATGGACACGGCCGTACTGCAGCGTTCGCTGGCCATCCTGGAGTCCATGGTACTCAACAGCCAGGAACTCTACCACAAAGTAGCCCAGGAGATCACCATCGGGCAGCTCATACCACACCTGCAGGG GACCGACCAGGACATCCAGACATACACCATCGCCGTCATCAACGCTCTCTTCCTCAAAGCTCCTGAGGAAAGAAGACAA TTTGATGAGCACATTGTGGACATCCTAAATTGTCCCTTGACA GAGATGGCTCACATTTTGGCCCAGAAGCAACTGCGCTCCATCATCCTCAGC AGCGTCATCCGCGGACCGACGCCCATCAATGACGAGATGGCGCATCAGTTGTATGTTCTGCAGGTTCTGACATTCAATCTGCTGGAGGACCGTATGATGACCAAGATGGACCCCCAGGACCAG GCTCAGCGTGACGTCATTTTCGAACTGCGCCGGATCGCCTTCGATATGGAGTCCGAAGCCAACAACGGCGGCAGCATGGAGAAGCGCAAATCCATGTACACACGAGACTACAAGAAGCTGGGCTTCATG AACCACGTAAACCCAGCAGTGGATTTCACCCAGATTCCTCCTGGGATGCTGGCGCTGGATAACATGCTCTACTTTGCCAGGCACCACCAGGACGCCTACATCAGG ATTGTTCTGGAGAACAGCAGCCGGGAAGACAAGCACGAGTGTCCGTTTGGTCGCAGCAGTATTGAACTTACAAAGATGCTTTGCGAGATCCTTAAAGTGGGAGAACTGC cGGGCGAGAACTGCCACGACTTCCATCCGATGTTCTTTACACACGACCGCTCCTTCGAAGAGTTCTTCTGCATCTGCATCCAGCTGCTCAATAAGACTTGGAAGGAGATGAGGGCCACCAGTGAGGACTTCAATAAG GTCATGCAGGTGGTGCGGGAGCAGATCATGCGAGCGCTGACACTGAAGCCTAACTCACTGGACCAGTTCAAGAGTCGCCTACAGAACCTGAGTTACGCCGAGATACTCAAAATACGACAGTCGGAGAGGATGAATCAGGAGGACTTCCAGTCCCGCCCCATCCT GGAGCTGAGGGAGAAGATCCAGCCAGAGATAATGGAGCTGATCAAACAACAGAGGCTTAATCGACTGTGTGAAGGAACGTGCTTCAGGAAGATTAGCAGTCGCAGGAGACAAG ACAAATTCTGGTACTGCCGATTGTCCCCCAACCACAAGGTCCTCCACTATGGGGACCTGGAGGAAAGTCCCCAGGGGGAGGTACCTCACGACTCTCTGCAGGACAAAC TGCCCGTGGCAGACATTAAAGCCGTCATCACGGGAAAAGACTGTCCTCACATGAAAGAGAAGGGTGCCCTCAAGCAGAACAAG GAGGTGTTGGAGTTGGCCTTCTCAATTCTTTACGAGTCAGACGAGTATTTAAACTTTATCGCTCCGGACAAGCACGAG TACTGCGTATGGACTGACGGTTTGAACGCACTCCTGGGCAAAGAGATGACCAGCGACTACACCAAATCCGACATGGACACGCTGCTCTCCATGGAGATGAAGCTACGCTTACTTGACCTGGAAAACATTCAGATTCCTGAAGCTCCACCCCCTATTCCCAAAGAGCCCAGCAATTATGACTTTGTTTACGATTGTAACTAG
- the elmo1 gene encoding engulfment and cell motility protein 1 isoform X5, translating into MQVVREQIMRALTLKPNSLDQFKSRLQNLSYAEILKIRQSERMNQEDFQSRPILELREKIQPEIMELIKQQRLNRLCEGTCFRKISSRRRQDKFWYCRLSPNHKVLHYGDLEESPQGEVPHDSLQDKLPVADIKAVITGKDCPHMKEKGALKQNKEVLELAFSILYESDEYLNFIAPDKHEYCVWTDGLNALLGKEMTSDYTKSDMDTLLSMEMKLRLLDLENIQIPEAPPPIPKEPSNYDFVYDCN; encoded by the exons ATGCAGGTGGTGCGGGAGCAGATCATGCGAGCGCTGACACTGAAGCCTAACTCACTGGACCAGTTCAAGAGTCGCCTACAGAACCTGAGTTACGCCGAGATACTCAAAATACGACAGTCGGAGAGGATGAATCAGGAGGACTTCCAGTCCCGCCCCATCCT GGAGCTGAGGGAGAAGATCCAGCCAGAGATAATGGAGCTGATCAAACAACAGAGGCTTAATCGACTGTGTGAAGGAACGTGCTTCAGGAAGATTAGCAGTCGCAGGAGACAAG ACAAATTCTGGTACTGCCGATTGTCCCCCAACCACAAGGTCCTCCACTATGGGGACCTGGAGGAAAGTCCCCAGGGGGAGGTACCTCACGACTCTCTGCAGGACAAAC TGCCCGTGGCAGACATTAAAGCCGTCATCACGGGAAAAGACTGTCCTCACATGAAAGAGAAGGGTGCCCTCAAGCAGAACAAG GAGGTGTTGGAGTTGGCCTTCTCAATTCTTTACGAGTCAGACGAGTATTTAAACTTTATCGCTCCGGACAAGCACGAG TACTGCGTATGGACTGACGGTTTGAACGCACTCCTGGGCAAAGAGATGACCAGCGACTACACCAAATCCGACATGGACACGCTGCTCTCCATGGAGATGAAGCTACGCTTACTTGACCTGGAAAACATTCAGATTCCTGAAGCTCCACCCCCTATTCCCAAAGAGCCCAGCAATTATGACTTTGTTTACGATTGTAACTAG
- the elmo1 gene encoding engulfment and cell motility protein 1 isoform X4, whose amino-acid sequence MPPPPDTVKVAIEWPGAFPKLMEIDQKKPLSAIIKEVCEGWSLGNHENFALQIADTNFYITEKNRNEIKNGSILRLTTSPHQTATQLHERIQSSSMDAKLEALKDLASASRDITFALEFISMDGISLLTQMVESGTDFGDLLSFTLTAFVELMDHGIVSWDTFSVAFIKKIASYVNKSAMDTAVLQRSLAILESMVLNSQELYHKVAQEITIGQLIPHLQGTDQDIQTYTIAVINALFLKAPEERRQEMAHILAQKQLRSIILSSVIRGPTPINDEMAHQLYVLQVLTFNLLEDRMMTKMDPQDQAQRDVIFELRRIAFDMESEANNGGSMEKRKSMYTRDYKKLGFMNHVNPAVDFTQIPPGMLALDNMLYFARHHQDAYIRIVLENSSREDKHECPFGRSSIELTKMLCEILKVGELPGENCHDFHPMFFTHDRSFEEFFCICIQLLNKTWKEMRATSEDFNKVMQVVREQIMRALTLKPNSLDQFKSRLQNLSYAEILKIRQSERMNQEDFQSRPILELREKIQPEIMELIKQQRLNRLCEGTCFRKISSRRRQDKFWYCRLSPNHKVLHYGDLEESPQGEVPHDSLQDKLPVADIKAVITGKDCPHMKEKGALKQNKEVLELAFSILYESDEYLNFIAPDKHEYCVWTDGLNALLGKEMTSDYTKSDMDTLLSMEMKLRLLDLENIQIPEAPPPIPKEPSNYDFVYDCN is encoded by the exons ATGCCGCCGCCACCAGACACCGTGAAGGTGGCCATTGAATGGCCAGGAGCTTTCCCTAAACTCATGGAGATTGACCAG AAAAAGCCTCTCTCTGCCATTATCAAAGAAGTGTGCGAGGG TTGGTCTCTGGGCAACCATGAAAATTTTGCACTCCAAATTGCAGACACCAATTTCTACATCACAGAAAAG AATCGCAATGAGATCAAAAATGGCTCCATCCTGCGCTTGACCACATCACCT CACCAGACGGCGACGCAGCTCCACGAGCGCATTCAGTCGTCCAGTATGGACGCCAAGCTGGAGGCGCTGAAGGATCTGGCGAGCGCGTCTCGGGACATCACCTTTGCCTTGGAGTTCATCAGCATGGATGGCATCTCATTGCTGACGCAGATGGTCGAGAGCGGCACCGA TTTTGGCGATCTGCTGTCATTCACGCTCACCGCCTTCGTGGAGCTGATGGACCACGGCATCGTCTCCTGGGATACTTTTTCCGTGGCCTTCATCAAGAAG ATCGCCAGTTACGTCAACAAGTCGGCCATGGACACGGCCGTACTGCAGCGTTCGCTGGCCATCCTGGAGTCCATGGTACTCAACAGCCAGGAACTCTACCACAAAGTAGCCCAGGAGATCACCATCGGGCAGCTCATACCACACCTGCAGGG GACCGACCAGGACATCCAGACATACACCATCGCCGTCATCAACGCTCTCTTCCTCAAAGCTCCTGAGGAAAGAAGACAA GAGATGGCTCACATTTTGGCCCAGAAGCAACTGCGCTCCATCATCCTCAGC AGCGTCATCCGCGGACCGACGCCCATCAATGACGAGATGGCGCATCAGTTGTATGTTCTGCAGGTTCTGACATTCAATCTGCTGGAGGACCGTATGATGACCAAGATGGACCCCCAGGACCAG GCTCAGCGTGACGTCATTTTCGAACTGCGCCGGATCGCCTTCGATATGGAGTCCGAAGCCAACAACGGCGGCAGCATGGAGAAGCGCAAATCCATGTACACACGAGACTACAAGAAGCTGGGCTTCATG AACCACGTAAACCCAGCAGTGGATTTCACCCAGATTCCTCCTGGGATGCTGGCGCTGGATAACATGCTCTACTTTGCCAGGCACCACCAGGACGCCTACATCAGG ATTGTTCTGGAGAACAGCAGCCGGGAAGACAAGCACGAGTGTCCGTTTGGTCGCAGCAGTATTGAACTTACAAAGATGCTTTGCGAGATCCTTAAAGTGGGAGAACTGC cGGGCGAGAACTGCCACGACTTCCATCCGATGTTCTTTACACACGACCGCTCCTTCGAAGAGTTCTTCTGCATCTGCATCCAGCTGCTCAATAAGACTTGGAAGGAGATGAGGGCCACCAGTGAGGACTTCAATAAG GTCATGCAGGTGGTGCGGGAGCAGATCATGCGAGCGCTGACACTGAAGCCTAACTCACTGGACCAGTTCAAGAGTCGCCTACAGAACCTGAGTTACGCCGAGATACTCAAAATACGACAGTCGGAGAGGATGAATCAGGAGGACTTCCAGTCCCGCCCCATCCT GGAGCTGAGGGAGAAGATCCAGCCAGAGATAATGGAGCTGATCAAACAACAGAGGCTTAATCGACTGTGTGAAGGAACGTGCTTCAGGAAGATTAGCAGTCGCAGGAGACAAG ACAAATTCTGGTACTGCCGATTGTCCCCCAACCACAAGGTCCTCCACTATGGGGACCTGGAGGAAAGTCCCCAGGGGGAGGTACCTCACGACTCTCTGCAGGACAAAC TGCCCGTGGCAGACATTAAAGCCGTCATCACGGGAAAAGACTGTCCTCACATGAAAGAGAAGGGTGCCCTCAAGCAGAACAAG GAGGTGTTGGAGTTGGCCTTCTCAATTCTTTACGAGTCAGACGAGTATTTAAACTTTATCGCTCCGGACAAGCACGAG TACTGCGTATGGACTGACGGTTTGAACGCACTCCTGGGCAAAGAGATGACCAGCGACTACACCAAATCCGACATGGACACGCTGCTCTCCATGGAGATGAAGCTACGCTTACTTGACCTGGAAAACATTCAGATTCCTGAAGCTCCACCCCCTATTCCCAAAGAGCCCAGCAATTATGACTTTGTTTACGATTGTAACTAG
- the elmo1 gene encoding engulfment and cell motility protein 1 isoform X2 — protein MPPPPDTVKVAIEWPGAFPKLMEIDQKKPLSAIIKEVCEGWSLGNHENFALQIADTNFYITEKNRNEIKNGSILRLTTSPHQTATQLHERIQSSSMDAKLEALKDLASASRDITFALEFISMDGISLLTQMVESGTDFGDLLSFTLTAFVELMDHGIVSWDTFSVAFIKKIASYVNKSAMDTAVLQRSLAILESMVLNSQELYHKVAQEITIGQLIPHLQGTDQDIQTYTIAVINALFLKAPEERRQFDEHIVDILNCPLTEMAHILAQKQLRSIILSSVIRGPTPINDEMAHQLYVLQVLTFNLLEDRMMTKMDPQDQAQRDVIFELRRIAFDMESEANNGGSMEKRKSMYTRDYKKLGFMNHVNPAVDFTQIPPGMLALDNMLYFARHHQDAYIRIVLENSSREDKHECPFGRSSIELTKMLCEILKVGELPGENCHDFHPMFFTHDRSFEEFFCICIQLLNKTWKEMRATSEDFNKVMQVVREQIMRALTLKPNSLDQFKSRLQNLSYAEILKIRQSERMNQEDFQSRPILELREKIQPEIMELIKQQRLNRLCEGTCFRKISSRRRQDKFWYCRLSPNHKVLHYGDLEESPQGEVPHDSLQDKLPVADIKAVITGKDCPHMKEKGALKQNKEVLELAFSILYESDEYLNFIAPDKHEYCVWTDGLNALLGKEMTSDYTKSDMDTLLSMEMKLRLLDLENIQIPEAPPPIPKEPSNYDFVYDCN, from the exons ATGCCGCCGCCACCAGACACCGTGAAGGTGGCCATTGAATGGCCAGGAGCTTTCCCTAAACTCATGGAGATTGACCAG AAAAAGCCTCTCTCTGCCATTATCAAAGAAGTGTGCGAGGG TTGGTCTCTGGGCAACCATGAAAATTTTGCACTCCAAATTGCAGACACCAATTTCTACATCACAGAAAAG AATCGCAATGAGATCAAAAATGGCTCCATCCTGCGCTTGACCACATCACCT CACCAGACGGCGACGCAGCTCCACGAGCGCATTCAGTCGTCCAGTATGGACGCCAAGCTGGAGGCGCTGAAGGATCTGGCGAGCGCGTCTCGGGACATCACCTTTGCCTTGGAGTTCATCAGCATGGATGGCATCTCATTGCTGACGCAGATGGTCGAGAGCGGCACCGA TTTTGGCGATCTGCTGTCATTCACGCTCACCGCCTTCGTGGAGCTGATGGACCACGGCATCGTCTCCTGGGATACTTTTTCCGTGGCCTTCATCAAGAAG ATCGCCAGTTACGTCAACAAGTCGGCCATGGACACGGCCGTACTGCAGCGTTCGCTGGCCATCCTGGAGTCCATGGTACTCAACAGCCAGGAACTCTACCACAAAGTAGCCCAGGAGATCACCATCGGGCAGCTCATACCACACCTGCAGGG GACCGACCAGGACATCCAGACATACACCATCGCCGTCATCAACGCTCTCTTCCTCAAAGCTCCTGAGGAAAGAAGACAA TTTGATGAGCACATTGTGGACATCCTAAATTGTCCCTTGACA GAGATGGCTCACATTTTGGCCCAGAAGCAACTGCGCTCCATCATCCTCAGC AGCGTCATCCGCGGACCGACGCCCATCAATGACGAGATGGCGCATCAGTTGTATGTTCTGCAGGTTCTGACATTCAATCTGCTGGAGGACCGTATGATGACCAAGATGGACCCCCAGGACCAG GCTCAGCGTGACGTCATTTTCGAACTGCGCCGGATCGCCTTCGATATGGAGTCCGAAGCCAACAACGGCGGCAGCATGGAGAAGCGCAAATCCATGTACACACGAGACTACAAGAAGCTGGGCTTCATG AACCACGTAAACCCAGCAGTGGATTTCACCCAGATTCCTCCTGGGATGCTGGCGCTGGATAACATGCTCTACTTTGCCAGGCACCACCAGGACGCCTACATCAGG ATTGTTCTGGAGAACAGCAGCCGGGAAGACAAGCACGAGTGTCCGTTTGGTCGCAGCAGTATTGAACTTACAAAGATGCTTTGCGAGATCCTTAAAGTGGGAGAACTGC cGGGCGAGAACTGCCACGACTTCCATCCGATGTTCTTTACACACGACCGCTCCTTCGAAGAGTTCTTCTGCATCTGCATCCAGCTGCTCAATAAGACTTGGAAGGAGATGAGGGCCACCAGTGAGGACTTCAATAAG GTCATGCAGGTGGTGCGGGAGCAGATCATGCGAGCGCTGACACTGAAGCCTAACTCACTGGACCAGTTCAAGAGTCGCCTACAGAACCTGAGTTACGCCGAGATACTCAAAATACGACAGTCGGAGAGGATGAATCAGGAGGACTTCCAGTCCCGCCCCATCCT GGAGCTGAGGGAGAAGATCCAGCCAGAGATAATGGAGCTGATCAAACAACAGAGGCTTAATCGACTGTGTGAAGGAACGTGCTTCAGGAAGATTAGCAGTCGCAGGAGACAAG ACAAATTCTGGTACTGCCGATTGTCCCCCAACCACAAGGTCCTCCACTATGGGGACCTGGAGGAAAGTCCCCAGGGGGAGGTACCTCACGACTCTCTGCAGGACAAAC TGCCCGTGGCAGACATTAAAGCCGTCATCACGGGAAAAGACTGTCCTCACATGAAAGAGAAGGGTGCCCTCAAGCAGAACAAG GAGGTGTTGGAGTTGGCCTTCTCAATTCTTTACGAGTCAGACGAGTATTTAAACTTTATCGCTCCGGACAAGCACGAG TACTGCGTATGGACTGACGGTTTGAACGCACTCCTGGGCAAAGAGATGACCAGCGACTACACCAAATCCGACATGGACACGCTGCTCTCCATGGAGATGAAGCTACGCTTACTTGACCTGGAAAACATTCAGATTCCTGAAGCTCCACCCCCTATTCCCAAAGAGCCCAGCAATTATGACTTTGTTTACGATTGTAACTAG
- the elmo1 gene encoding engulfment and cell motility protein 1 isoform X3, whose amino-acid sequence MPPPPDTVKVAIEWPGAFPKLMEIDQKKPLSAIIKEVCEGWSLGNHENFALQIADTNFYITEKNRNEIKNGSILRLTTSPHQTATQLHERIQSSSMDAKLEALKDLASASRDITFALEFISMDGISLLTQMVESGTERYQKLQKIMKPCFGDLLSFTLTAFVELMDHGIVSWDTFSVAFIKKIASYVNKSAMDTAVLQRSLAILESMVLNSQELYHKVAQEITIGQLIPHLQGTDQDIQTYTIAVINALFLKAPEERRQEMAHILAQKQLRSIILSSVIRGPTPINDEMAHQLYVLQVLTFNLLEDRMMTKMDPQDQAQRDVIFELRRIAFDMESEANNGGSMEKRKSMYTRDYKKLGFMNHVNPAVDFTQIPPGMLALDNMLYFARHHQDAYIRIVLENSSREDKHECPFGRSSIELTKMLCEILKVGELPGENCHDFHPMFFTHDRSFEEFFCICIQLLNKTWKEMRATSEDFNKVMQVVREQIMRALTLKPNSLDQFKSRLQNLSYAEILKIRQSERMNQEDFQSRPILELREKIQPEIMELIKQQRLNRLCEGTCFRKISSRRRQDKFWYCRLSPNHKVLHYGDLEESPQGEVPHDSLQDKLPVADIKAVITGKDCPHMKEKGALKQNKEVLELAFSILYESDEYLNFIAPDKHEYCVWTDGLNALLGKEMTSDYTKSDMDTLLSMEMKLRLLDLENIQIPEAPPPIPKEPSNYDFVYDCN is encoded by the exons ATGCCGCCGCCACCAGACACCGTGAAGGTGGCCATTGAATGGCCAGGAGCTTTCCCTAAACTCATGGAGATTGACCAG AAAAAGCCTCTCTCTGCCATTATCAAAGAAGTGTGCGAGGG TTGGTCTCTGGGCAACCATGAAAATTTTGCACTCCAAATTGCAGACACCAATTTCTACATCACAGAAAAG AATCGCAATGAGATCAAAAATGGCTCCATCCTGCGCTTGACCACATCACCT CACCAGACGGCGACGCAGCTCCACGAGCGCATTCAGTCGTCCAGTATGGACGCCAAGCTGGAGGCGCTGAAGGATCTGGCGAGCGCGTCTCGGGACATCACCTTTGCCTTGGAGTTCATCAGCATGGATGGCATCTCATTGCTGACGCAGATGGTCGAGAGCGGCACCGA GCGCTATCAGAAACTCCAGAAGATTATGAAACCTTG TTTTGGCGATCTGCTGTCATTCACGCTCACCGCCTTCGTGGAGCTGATGGACCACGGCATCGTCTCCTGGGATACTTTTTCCGTGGCCTTCATCAAGAAG ATCGCCAGTTACGTCAACAAGTCGGCCATGGACACGGCCGTACTGCAGCGTTCGCTGGCCATCCTGGAGTCCATGGTACTCAACAGCCAGGAACTCTACCACAAAGTAGCCCAGGAGATCACCATCGGGCAGCTCATACCACACCTGCAGGG GACCGACCAGGACATCCAGACATACACCATCGCCGTCATCAACGCTCTCTTCCTCAAAGCTCCTGAGGAAAGAAGACAA GAGATGGCTCACATTTTGGCCCAGAAGCAACTGCGCTCCATCATCCTCAGC AGCGTCATCCGCGGACCGACGCCCATCAATGACGAGATGGCGCATCAGTTGTATGTTCTGCAGGTTCTGACATTCAATCTGCTGGAGGACCGTATGATGACCAAGATGGACCCCCAGGACCAG GCTCAGCGTGACGTCATTTTCGAACTGCGCCGGATCGCCTTCGATATGGAGTCCGAAGCCAACAACGGCGGCAGCATGGAGAAGCGCAAATCCATGTACACACGAGACTACAAGAAGCTGGGCTTCATG AACCACGTAAACCCAGCAGTGGATTTCACCCAGATTCCTCCTGGGATGCTGGCGCTGGATAACATGCTCTACTTTGCCAGGCACCACCAGGACGCCTACATCAGG ATTGTTCTGGAGAACAGCAGCCGGGAAGACAAGCACGAGTGTCCGTTTGGTCGCAGCAGTATTGAACTTACAAAGATGCTTTGCGAGATCCTTAAAGTGGGAGAACTGC cGGGCGAGAACTGCCACGACTTCCATCCGATGTTCTTTACACACGACCGCTCCTTCGAAGAGTTCTTCTGCATCTGCATCCAGCTGCTCAATAAGACTTGGAAGGAGATGAGGGCCACCAGTGAGGACTTCAATAAG GTCATGCAGGTGGTGCGGGAGCAGATCATGCGAGCGCTGACACTGAAGCCTAACTCACTGGACCAGTTCAAGAGTCGCCTACAGAACCTGAGTTACGCCGAGATACTCAAAATACGACAGTCGGAGAGGATGAATCAGGAGGACTTCCAGTCCCGCCCCATCCT GGAGCTGAGGGAGAAGATCCAGCCAGAGATAATGGAGCTGATCAAACAACAGAGGCTTAATCGACTGTGTGAAGGAACGTGCTTCAGGAAGATTAGCAGTCGCAGGAGACAAG ACAAATTCTGGTACTGCCGATTGTCCCCCAACCACAAGGTCCTCCACTATGGGGACCTGGAGGAAAGTCCCCAGGGGGAGGTACCTCACGACTCTCTGCAGGACAAAC TGCCCGTGGCAGACATTAAAGCCGTCATCACGGGAAAAGACTGTCCTCACATGAAAGAGAAGGGTGCCCTCAAGCAGAACAAG GAGGTGTTGGAGTTGGCCTTCTCAATTCTTTACGAGTCAGACGAGTATTTAAACTTTATCGCTCCGGACAAGCACGAG TACTGCGTATGGACTGACGGTTTGAACGCACTCCTGGGCAAAGAGATGACCAGCGACTACACCAAATCCGACATGGACACGCTGCTCTCCATGGAGATGAAGCTACGCTTACTTGACCTGGAAAACATTCAGATTCCTGAAGCTCCACCCCCTATTCCCAAAGAGCCCAGCAATTATGACTTTGTTTACGATTGTAACTAG